The Streptomyces cathayae DNA segment ATCTGCTGGACACGGCCTGCGGCACCGGCATCGTGACCCGGCGCATCCCCGCCGCCCGGGACGGCCTGCGCGTGACCGGTGTCGACCTCGCGCCGGCGATGGCCCGGAGGGCGGCGGCCCGGCTGCCCGGTGCCGTGGTCCGCGCCGACGGCCGCCGACTGCCGTTCGGCGACGCTCGGTTCGACGCCGTGGTCAGCGTGTGGCTGCTGCACCTGCTGTCCGGCCCGAAAAACGTACGGACCATCGTCGGCGAGTGCGCCAGGGTCCTGCGGCCCGGCGGGGTCTACGTCACCACCGTCGACAAGGGCGCCTCGCACAACGTGGGCAGCGACATCGACGCCGTCCTCGCCGCCCGCCCGCGCAGCCCGGTGCACGACGCCGCCGCACACGTGACGGCCCACGCCGCCGAACACGGCCTGGTCCCGGCCGGACAGGGCGTGTTCCGGGGCCACGGCCAGGGCCGCAGTCCCCGCCGTACCATCGCCGACCTGCGCCGCGGCTGGTTCGTCACCCTGCCTCCCGGCGATCCGCGCGCCGACGGCTTCGCCGCCGCCCTCGCCGCCCTCCCGGGCCAGGACCGCCCCCGCCCGGACCCGGTCTTCCGGCTACGGGCGTACCGGAAGCCGCCGGTGCCCGGGAACGGGTGAACTCCCGTGCGGGGGGGGCGGCGACCCGGGCGGGGCCGGTGGTGACTGAGGGGCGAAACCCCTTCGTCCTTTCTGGAGGTCCGTCTCGTGCAGCATCCCCACAGGCAACGCGGACGCCGGTTCGCCCTCCCCGCGGTCCTCACCGCCGCGGCCCTCGCCGCGGCCGGGCTCACCGGCCTCGGCACCGGCACCGCCGAGGCCGCCACTGCACGGCAGGTCAAGAGACTCGACCGAGGCGTCGTCAGCGTGTACAACGGCAGCGGAAACCTGGTCAGCCGGCGCCGGCCCGGCACCGTCCCGGACAACGTCTCCTTCACCGTCCACCGGGCCGGTACGAAGGTCAACTCCAGCCCGGTCACCGGCTCCACCACCTTCTTCCACTCCGGCGCCCCCTCCCACGCCGACTAACACCGTCCGCGCCGTCGCGAACGGCGTCGAGCAGGGCGACTCCGTGCACGCCGTCCAGTTCCGCGGCGGCTACCGGCTCTAATCGCAGTGCATCGGGCTTCAGCCCGGTGGTGAAGCGATTCTGAGGAGTGCTCTGACCCGCGCTGTGCGCATGGGTCCGCACTGTCGACCTGGGCTCAGACGGGCCGGTTCTGCTGCTCGATGTACTGCTTCACGATTGACAGCGGAGCCCCGCCGGCCGACCCGGCGAAGTAGGAGCCGGACCACAGGCGCTGTGCGCGCCAGTAGTGCTGGACCAGTTCTGGATACTCCTGGCGGAGCCTGCGGGAACTGACGCCCTTGAGGCTGTTGACCAGCTTGGACAGGGCGACCTTCGGCGGGAAGTTCACGAGCAGGTGGACGTGGTTGTTCTCGCCGTTGAACTCGACCAGCTCGCATTCGAAGTCCTCGCAGACGGCCCGCATGATCTCCTCCATGCGCGTCAGGTGGGCGTCCTTGAAAACCTTGTGCCGGTACTTCGTCACGAAAACCAAGTGCACGTGAAGGACGAAAGTACAGTGTCTACCAGTACGGATGTTCTGATACACGGTCATAACCCAACTTTAGTAGGGTGATCGGCATGCAGCTTCGGTACAGCTTCCGCCTGTACCCGAACGGTCCTCAGCGCTCAGCGCTGGCCAGGGCGTTCGGGTGTGCGCGGGTGGTCTACAACGATGCGCTCCGCGCCCGTGAGACCGCCCGCGCCGCAGGCGAGGCGTTCTTGAAGACGGGGGACCTGTCCAAGCTGCTGATCACCGAAGCCAAACTCACCGAAGAACGCGCGTGGCTCGGTGAGGTCTCCGCCGTCGTGCTCCAGCAGGCCCTGCGGGACCTGGACACCGCGTACCGGAACTTCTTCGACAGCCTCAGGGGCAAGCGCCCGCGTATGGGCGCGCCCCGCTTGAAGAGCCGCAGGGACAACCGGCAGGCTGTACGTTTCACTGCGAACGCCCGTTGGAAGATCACCACCGGCGGGGACCTGTCCTTGCCGAAGGTCGGGGACGTGCGGGTGAAGTGGTCCCGCAGTCTTCCCTCGGTCCCCTCCACGGTGACCGTGGTCAAGGACGCGGCCGGAAGGTACTTCGCGAGCTTCGTTGTGGAGACCGGGCCCGTCACGTCGGCCGAGAGCGATCAGGCCGTCGGCATCGACCTGGGGCTGGGGCACTTCGCCGTCCTGTCCGACGGCACGAAGATCGAAGCTCCTCGCTTCCTGCGCCGGGCCGAGAAGAAGCTCAAGCGCGCACAGCGGGCCCTCAGCCGCAAGGCGAAGGGCTCGAACAACCGGGACAAGGCCCGCATCAAGGTCGCCCGCGCTCACGCGCAGGTCGCCGACGCACGGCGCGAGTTCCACCACCAGCTCTCCACCCGGCTGATCCGCGAGAACCAAGCGGTCGCGGTGGAGGACCTGGCGGTGAAGGGACTCGCCCGTACACGCTTGGCCAAGTCCGTGCACGACGCCGGATGGTCCGCGTTCGTGACGATGCTGGAGTACAAGGCCGCGAAGTTCGGCCGCGGCTTCCACCGCATCGGACGGTTCGAGCCGACCTCCCAGGTCTGCTCGCAGTGCGGCGTCAAGGATGGCCCCAAGCCCCTCCATGTCCGCGTATGGGAATGCGGAGCTTGCGGGACCGTTCTGGATCGGGACATCAACGCGGCGGTCAACGTCGCCATGGCCGCCGGACTGGCGGTGTCAGCCTGTCGAGCGCAGATAAGACCGGTACTCGTGCCGGCACAGCGCGTTGAAGCAGGAACCCACCGAGACGGTCAGGCGACCGTGGTAGGAATCCCCGGCCCCTAGGCCGGGGAGCGGAAGTCAATGAGTACCGCCGCGCCCCTCCTTCCCGCGGTCCCCGTCACCTCCGCCGTTCTCGTCGTCGACGATCTCCGCGTCGACGACGCCCTCCTCCTCCTGCGGTGAGGTGTGCTGCCCGGCGTCACCGGTGGACGCCTGCTCCGCCTGGGCGTACATCGCCTGGCCCATCTTCTGGCTGACCGCGGCGAGCTTCTCGACGCCGGCGCGCAGGGCGGCCGTGTCGGCGGACTGCTCCAGCAGGGGCTTGAGCTCCGCGACGGCGGCCTCGACCTCGGACCTGGTCTCCGCGGGGATCCGGTCACCGTTGTCCCGGATGAACTTCTCGGTCTGGTAGACGAGTTGCTCGGCCTGGTTACGGGTCTCGGCGGCCTCGCGGCGCTTGCGGTCCTCGTCGGCGTACTGCTCGGCCTCGCGCATCATGCGGTCGATGTCGTCCTTGGGCAGCGCCGAGCCGCCGGTGACGGTCATCTTCTGCTCCCGGCCGGTGGCCATGTCCTTGG contains these protein-coding regions:
- a CDS encoding class I SAM-dependent methyltransferase: MLDYDEEAERYDASRGGEPRAAAAAAAVLDLIPADARDLLDTACGTGIVTRRIPAARDGLRVTGVDLAPAMARRAAARLPGAVVRADGRRLPFGDARFDAVVSVWLLHLLSGPKNVRTIVGECARVLRPGGVYVTTVDKGASHNVGSDIDAVLAARPRSPVHDAAAHVTAHAAEHGLVPAGQGVFRGHGQGRSPRRTIADLRRGWFVTLPPGDPRADGFAAALAALPGQDRPRPDPVFRLRAYRKPPVPGNG
- the tnpA gene encoding IS200/IS605 family transposase; this encodes MTVYQNIRTGRHCTFVLHVHLVFVTKYRHKVFKDAHLTRMEEIMRAVCEDFECELVEFNGENNHVHLLVNFPPKVALSKLVNSLKGVSSRRLRQEYPELVQHYWRAQRLWSGSYFAGSAGGAPLSIVKQYIEQQNRPV
- a CDS encoding RNA-guided endonuclease InsQ/TnpB family protein, with protein sequence MQLRYSFRLYPNGPQRSALARAFGCARVVYNDALRARETARAAGEAFLKTGDLSKLLITEAKLTEERAWLGEVSAVVLQQALRDLDTAYRNFFDSLRGKRPRMGAPRLKSRRDNRQAVRFTANARWKITTGGDLSLPKVGDVRVKWSRSLPSVPSTVTVVKDAAGRYFASFVVETGPVTSAESDQAVGIDLGLGHFAVLSDGTKIEAPRFLRRAEKKLKRAQRALSRKAKGSNNRDKARIKVARAHAQVADARREFHHQLSTRLIRENQAVAVEDLAVKGLARTRLAKSVHDAGWSAFVTMLEYKAAKFGRGFHRIGRFEPTSQVCSQCGVKDGPKPLHVRVWECGACGTVLDRDINAAVNVAMAAGLAVSACRAQIRPVLVPAQRVEAGTHRDGQATVVGIPGP